ggagggagttaggttcaacagcctgtcaaaccaagctcagagccaggagggagttaggttcaacagcctgtcaaaccaagacaacgccaggagggagttaggttcaacagcctgtcaaaccaagacaacaccatgagggagttaggttcaacagcctgtcaaaccaagacaacaccatgagggagttaggttcaacagcctgtcaaaccaagctcagagccaggagggagttaggttcaacagcctgtcaaaccaagctcagagccaggagggagttaggttcaacagcctgtcaaaccaaggcaacaccaggagggagttaggttcaacagcctgacaaaccaagacaacgccaggagggagttaggttcaacagcctgtcaaaccaagctcagagccaggagggagttaggttcaacagcctgtcaaaccaagacaacgccatgagggagttaggttcaacagcctgtcaaaccaagacaatgccaggagggagttaggttcaacagcctgtcaaaccaagctcagagccaggagggagttaggttcaacagcctgtcaaaccaagacaacaccatgagggagttaggttcaacagcctgtcaaaccaagacaacaccaggagggagttaggttcaacagcctgtcaaaccaagacaacgccaggagggagttaggttcaacagcctgtcaaaccaagacaacgccaggagggagttaggttcaacagcctgtcaaaccaagacaacgccaggagggagttaggttcaacagcctgtcaaaccaagacaacgctaggagggagttaggttcaacagcctgtcaaaccaagcttagagccaggagggagttaggttcaacagcctgtcaaaccaagacaaagccatgagggagttaggttcaacagcctgtcaaaccaagacaacgccaggagggagttaggttcaacagcctgtcaaaccaagacaacgccatgaGGGAGTTaagttcaacagcctgtcaaaccaaaaGACACCACcatgagggagttaggttcaacagcctgtcaaaccaagacaacgccaggagggagttaagTTCAACAGCCTGttaaaccaagacaacgccaggagggagttaggttcaacagcctgtcaaaccaagacaacgccaggagggagttaggttcaacagcctgtcaaaccaagctcagagccaggagggagttaggttcaacagcctgtcaaaccaagacaacaccaggagggagttaggttcaacagcctgtcaaaccaagacaactccatgagggagttaggttcaacagcctgtcaaaccaagacaactccatgagggagttaggttcaacagcctgtcaaaccaagacaactccatgagggagttaggttcaacagcctgtcaaaccaagacaacgccaggagggagttaggttcaacagcctgtcaaaccaagctcagagccaggagggagttaggttcaacagcctgtccaCCCTCACACACCTTGCATTGTGCTTGTTCTGGgaacatgtgtgtgagtgtgtgtgtgtgtgtacatgtttgtgtgtgtggtgtgtgtgttacgtcCGTCGTTAGATgaatgagaccaaagcgcagcaaagtgttcatgattttttaaTACTGAATTGCAACAAAACACAAATCCAAACGTAACGTTCTGCAGGGTTAAGATCCCAATTTAAGGAAACGGGCTGGATCCCcaatctgagtgtgtgtgtgtgtgtgtgtgtgttaatgtttgtgtggtgtgtgtgttaatgtttgtgtggtgtgtgtgtgttaatgtttgtgtggtgtgtgtgtgtgtgttaatgtttgtgtggtttgtgtgtgtgtgttaatgtttgtgtgtgtgtgtgtgtgttaatgtgtgtgtgtgtgtggtgtgtgtgtgtgtgtgttaatatttgtgtggtgtgtttgtgtgtgtgtgtttaatgttaGTATAAAcacattgagagcattctgtcacaaCAGTCGTATAATAACTGTATAATATAGTCTGGTCTGCAACATGAAACATACCTCCATTAGCCTTATATAGGCCTGGGCAAAACAACAACCAATATGTCCATACTTTCAGAATAATCCTCAGTAACCTTTAACCTTTCCCATAATCAGATGGGACATATAGAGAAGATCGAGGAGTTTTCACATTTCTGCAGGTAGTCTCTCTACCGTACAGGTGAGCGTCACGCGACGTCACTGTCCCAGTACCCTCAGGTAAAGCTACCTAGCGGGTTGTTCAGTCCCGGGAGAACACGTATTCGGTGTAGCTGGTCCAGATTTTGTCCTCGTTCGGGTCGCTGCTCGCGTACGCGCACGTGCCCGTGGAGCTGCAAGCCACCATGCGGAACCCGACCTCCGCGAGCCTGTCGAACGCCTGCTCCAGAAAGTTATACTTCAGATAGTACCGGGAAGTGTACCTCTCAGGTGGTTTGTCCGGGTCTCTGCTCTCATTCAGAGTCTCACCAAAAACTTCTTTGGCCAGGGACGTCTTTCCGCAAACCGTTATTCTGGCCACACGCCTGAACTTGGCGTCCGTTTGAATATCCCTCCCGATGGTGTAGGAGCCCCGGTAACCAATGGTAATATAGCCATGCTTCTGGAACGGGGAGCGAAGGCTCGAGTCGGGCTGCTCACCGCGGTCGTGGTGATGCTGCTACTACCCAGAGCGCAAGCGAGCGAAGCCTCTTCCGGGTCCCCATGGGCGCACAGCTCGTCCCCGAGAGAGTTATCTTTACTCACTGCCGGTCTGAGGCGCTGTGCGAGCTCGTGCAGCTGGAAGAACTCTGCCTCCTTCTGTAACCGACCCCTCTCCTTAAAGAAGTCCGGTAGAACGATGTCCCTTTCCCGCAGATAATCCAGAATATACCTGAACAGAAATCCGTCCCGGTCAAAGAAGTAGCGTCCTTTGCTGTCTTTCGGTAGTTCTGTAGGGCTCTTCTGTGCGAACATAGTCCACAGGAGAGAGTTTGGGACGGAGACTAAAGTTGCATGTCGAGTTACATACACTTGCCCGCCGACGTTTAATTCTATTATATCAGAAAAGGACGACTGTTGGTTCTCACTGTgtgccatctctctcccctgcgcGCCTGGGTAGAACTCCAACGGACTTGGCGAATCCAGGAAATGGACAAAATAACACCAGTACAAATGTAACGGTTTTGTTTATATGGCTGGAGTTGtgtgggaggagaagaggaggaggagacggactGGGGAGGCAGCAGAATACTGCTGAAAAGTTAACTCTTCACGGACAGAGTTTGTGACTTCCCTCAGTCAGTATGGAAGTCTTCTCTTTTAGTAGAAGTAAAGCTATGAAACCACTCAAGACCAGAGGTGTAAAgtaattaagtaaaaatactttaaagtactacttactgtaagtagttgttttggggtatctgtactttatatatattttttacaacttttacttttacttcactatattcctaaagaaaataatgttatTTTTAGTCTGTACATTTTCCTCGACACCCAAAAGtcctcgttacattttgaatacttagcaggacaggacaactgtccaattcaca
This genomic window from Oncorhynchus nerka isolate Pitt River linkage group LG2, Oner_Uvic_2.0, whole genome shotgun sequence contains:
- the LOC135573064 gene encoding LOW QUALITY PROTEIN: BTB/POZ domain-containing protein KCTD12-like (The sequence of the model RefSeq protein was modified relative to this genomic sequence to represent the inferred CDS: deleted 2 bases in 1 codon), coding for MAHSENQQSSFSDIIELNVGGQVYVTRHATLVSVPNSLLWTMFAQKSPTELPKDSKGRYFFDRDGFLFRYILDYLRERDIVLPDFFKERGRLQKEAEFFQLHELAQRLRPAVSKDNSLGDELCAHGDPEEASLACALGSSSITTTAVSSPTRAFAPRSRSGYITIGYRGSYTIGRDIQTDAKFRRVARITVCGKTSLAKEVFGETLNESRDPDKPPERYTSRYYLKYNFLEQAFDRLAEVGFRMVACSSTGTCAYASSDPNEDKIWTSYTEYVFSRD